Proteins encoded in a region of the Vicia villosa cultivar HV-30 ecotype Madison, WI linkage group LG5, Vvil1.0, whole genome shotgun sequence genome:
- the LOC131603239 gene encoding UDP-URONIC ACID TRANSPORTER 1-like isoform X2, with protein sequence MLNEGNENVLKGGSGGKSGKMVSPNNKEFMFICFLVSLWYSSNIGVILLNKYLLSNYGFKFPIFLTMCHMSACAIFSYISIVFFKVVPQQMIKSRSQFLKIATLSIVFCGSVVGGNISLRYLAVSFNQAVGATTPFFTAVFAYLATFKREAWITYAALVPVVAGVVIASGGEPGFHVFGFLMCLSATAARAFKSVLQGILLSSEGEKLNSMNLLLYMSPIAVVLLLPAALIMEPNVIDVTLTLGKEHKFMGVLLLLNSATAYAANLTNFLVTKHTSALTLQVLGNAKGAVAVVISILIFRNPVTFIGMAGYAVTVMGVVAYGETKRRFR encoded by the exons ATGTTGAATGAAGGGAATGAAAATGTTTTAAAG GGAGGAAGTGGAGGCAAATCAGGGAAGATGGTGTCTCCAAACAACAAAGaatttatgttcatatgttttcTTGTGTCTCTTTGGTACTCATCAAACATTGGTGTTATTCTTCTCAACAAATACCTTCTCTCAAATTATGGTTTCAAGTTCCCAATCTTCCTTACAATGTGTCACATGTCAGCTTGTGCTATTTTTAGCTACATCTCCATTGTGTTCTTCAAGGTTGTTCCTCAACAGATGATTAAATCGAGGTCGCAGTTCTTAAAGATTGCAACTTTGAGCATTGTTTTCTGTGGGTCGGTGGTTGGTGGCAACATTTCTCTCAGGTATTTGGCTGTTTCTTTTAACCAAGCGGTGGGTGCAACCACACCTTTCTTCACGGCTGTTTTTGCTTATTTGGCTACCTTTAAGAGAGAAGCTTGGATTACATATGCTGCTCTTGTTCCTGTTGTTGCTGGTGTTGTCATTGCAAGTGGG GGCGAGCCAGGGTTTCATGTATTCGGATTTCTTATGTGCCTAAGTGCAACCGCTGCAAGAGCTTTCAAATCTGTTCTTCAGGGCATTTTACTTTCTTCTGAAGG GGAGAAGTTGAACTCAATGAATTTGCTCCTGTATATGTCTCCGATCGCAGTCGTACTTTTGTTGCCTGCAGCGCTTATCATGGAGCCAAATGTTATAGATGTCACATTAACCCTTGGAAAGGAACATAAATTTATGGGCGTGCTTCTTCTTCTTAACTCCGCCACAGCATATGCAGCAAACTTAACAAACTTCCTGGTGACAAAACATACAAGTGCTTTGACACTCCAG GTATTAGGCAATGCAAAAGGTGCTGTAGCTGTTGTTATCTCAATACTGATATTCAGAAACCCTGTCACTTTTATCGGCATGGCTGGCTACGCAGTTACTGTAATGGGAGTTGTTGCATATGGAGAAACAAAAAGGAGGTTTAGATGA
- the LOC131603239 gene encoding UDP-URONIC ACID TRANSPORTER 1-like isoform X1 yields the protein MSSHSSYSMRSKGSIENENKGTVKDKDGGGGSGGKSGKMVSPNNKEFMFICFLVSLWYSSNIGVILLNKYLLSNYGFKFPIFLTMCHMSACAIFSYISIVFFKVVPQQMIKSRSQFLKIATLSIVFCGSVVGGNISLRYLAVSFNQAVGATTPFFTAVFAYLATFKREAWITYAALVPVVAGVVIASGGEPGFHVFGFLMCLSATAARAFKSVLQGILLSSEGEKLNSMNLLLYMSPIAVVLLLPAALIMEPNVIDVTLTLGKEHKFMGVLLLLNSATAYAANLTNFLVTKHTSALTLQVLGNAKGAVAVVISILIFRNPVTFIGMAGYAVTVMGVVAYGETKRRFR from the exons ATGAGCTCACATAGTTCTTACAGCATGAGATCCAAAGGATCCATTGAAAATGAAAACAAAGGCACAGTGAAAGATAAAGATGGTGGG GGAGGAAGTGGAGGCAAATCAGGGAAGATGGTGTCTCCAAACAACAAAGaatttatgttcatatgttttcTTGTGTCTCTTTGGTACTCATCAAACATTGGTGTTATTCTTCTCAACAAATACCTTCTCTCAAATTATGGTTTCAAGTTCCCAATCTTCCTTACAATGTGTCACATGTCAGCTTGTGCTATTTTTAGCTACATCTCCATTGTGTTCTTCAAGGTTGTTCCTCAACAGATGATTAAATCGAGGTCGCAGTTCTTAAAGATTGCAACTTTGAGCATTGTTTTCTGTGGGTCGGTGGTTGGTGGCAACATTTCTCTCAGGTATTTGGCTGTTTCTTTTAACCAAGCGGTGGGTGCAACCACACCTTTCTTCACGGCTGTTTTTGCTTATTTGGCTACCTTTAAGAGAGAAGCTTGGATTACATATGCTGCTCTTGTTCCTGTTGTTGCTGGTGTTGTCATTGCAAGTGGG GGCGAGCCAGGGTTTCATGTATTCGGATTTCTTATGTGCCTAAGTGCAACCGCTGCAAGAGCTTTCAAATCTGTTCTTCAGGGCATTTTACTTTCTTCTGAAGG GGAGAAGTTGAACTCAATGAATTTGCTCCTGTATATGTCTCCGATCGCAGTCGTACTTTTGTTGCCTGCAGCGCTTATCATGGAGCCAAATGTTATAGATGTCACATTAACCCTTGGAAAGGAACATAAATTTATGGGCGTGCTTCTTCTTCTTAACTCCGCCACAGCATATGCAGCAAACTTAACAAACTTCCTGGTGACAAAACATACAAGTGCTTTGACACTCCAG GTATTAGGCAATGCAAAAGGTGCTGTAGCTGTTGTTATCTCAATACTGATATTCAGAAACCCTGTCACTTTTATCGGCATGGCTGGCTACGCAGTTACTGTAATGGGAGTTGTTGCATATGGAGAAACAAAAAGGAGGTTTAGATGA